The genome window TGCGCCTGGCGCCGCGGGGCGACCCGAACACGGATGCCACCCTGCGCATCGGCGGGCAGGTTGTGGATCAACGCACGCTGGTGGACGCCAGCTTTCTGGAGTTGGTGCGATTAGGGGTGCTGGCGCCGCAGGATGCCGGCGTGATCGCCACGCTACCAGAGGTTGACGCGGCCCTGCAGGTGGTGACGCCCAAAGGCCCCAGTTGGTACCGCTATCCCGGCGACGCGTACGGCGAGCAGGATCGCACCAGTTTGACGCTGGCACAGGGTCGTCCCTGGCCCCTGCTGACGGGTGAGCGCGGCGTGTACGCGATGGCGGCCGGCGATGAAACGACGGCTGCGGCTTTGCTGCAAGCCCTGGAAGGTTTTGCCAACGAGGGCGGCATGTTCAGCGAACAGGTGTGGGAAGATACAGGCGAAGGCACCGGTTCGGCCACGCCCCTGGTGTGGACCCATGCCGAATACCTGGTGTTGTGGCGCTCATGGCACGAGCGTGCGGTGTTCGACTTGCCAGACCTGGTGGCGCAGCGCTATGCTCGCTAACCACCCGATGACCTACGGCTCGATCTGCTATTTCAGTACCGAAGGGCTATTACTTTCAACAAACAGCAGCATCACAATGCTCCTGCAAATGCCACAGTAAGGGCGCTGTGCAGCATGAGGCGCTTCGATCCGCATAGGATCGAGCGCCTTTTTTTGTTGCCCTGAATTCATTCCAATTCATTCGGCGGCGCTATGGCGCCAGGCGCTGCCAGAGCGGCGGGCCAAGAATGATGAAACCGATGATGATGGCGCCGATCGCGCCGATCAGCACCGCGCCGGCGGCGATGTCTTTGGCTGTTCCGATCAGGGGATGCCACTCGGTGGTAATGGCATCGCCCAGGATCTCGATGGCGCTGTTGCCTGCTTCCGCAGCCAGCACCAGGCTAAACGTCAGCACCAGCAGCGCCCAGTGCGCGGCCGGTAGTCGCAACCAGGCGCCCAGGGCAACGACCAAAACAATAATCACGAGGTAGATGCGGGCGTTGCGCTGCGTGCGCAGCATGTAGCGGATGCCGGCAAACGCCACGCGAAACACGTCCAGGAAACGCTGCCTGGACCTCATGCCAGGTTGAGAATGGCGGCCTGTTTGGCCCACATCACTTCCTCCTCGCCCGGGGTGCCGTGGTCATAGCCGAGCAGGTGCAAGGCGCCATGCACGGCGAGCAAGGCAAGTTCCTCCACCACCGACCGCCCAAAGGTGGGGGCCTGTGCGGCCGCAACCGGGTAGGCAATGATCACATCGCCCAGATAGTTCACCATTTCCGGCGCGCTGACGAAGGTGGTTGCATCGGGCTGCATCTCTTGCGCAGAGAATGACAGCACGTCCGTTGGCTCATCCAGCCCGCGGTAGTCGCGGTTCAACTGGCACACGGTCTCGTCATCGGTCACCAGCACCGTCAGTTCGGCGCTGGGCCAACCTTCCAGAAGCAGCGTGCGCTGCACAACGCTGCGCAGCATCTCCTCAGCCACCAGCGGCTCGAACGGCTCGTCAATCGAAATCGTGATCAGTTGTTCGTCCATGTTGATTCTCCGATACGGGCGCGGTCAGAAGAGTGTGTAGATGAGGGGGCCGATGGCAGTGGCCTGGGCCAGGGCCATCAGCAGACCGCACAGCAACAGCACCGTCACCATGGGAATGATGAACCACAGCCGGCGCTTCGCCAGGTATCCGAGCATCTCACCCACCAGGCCAACCCGCGTCGCTGCGTCACGACTCGTGCGCTTGATATCCATCTGACAACTCCTGTGTGACGACGCCCAGTGGAGGGCGATCACGGTGATCGCCCGCTACGGTGTCGGGGTGGCGTCGGTTTCGGCCGCGCCAGCCACAGGCACCAAGCGGTTTTGTACCAAAAACCCATAGATTGCTGCGCCGGCCAGGCGCTCCGCAGCCGGTGTCCAATGCCCATCGTGGCGCAGGTGCAGCAGCGTACGCGAGGCGGCTACGTGCTCGCGAAAAACAGGCAACAAATCAATGTACGGTATGTTGCTACCGTCCAGAATGCCGTACAGCACTCGGTTTGGCTGCTCCAAATCCCAATCTTTGTCCTGCATGGCAGGGTAGTGCAACAGAAGGCCATCCCACAACTCAGGGTAGACCTGCTCCTGTGCGGTGAGAATAGCCACGGCCAGGCGTGCGCCCGAGGCTGTGACATCCTTATCGAGGGCACGCAGCAGGGTATTGGTCAGGGTGAAGGCGTCTTGCCACTGCTCGGTGGGAGGCCGACGGTAGACGCCGTAGGAGGCGGGAATATACCCGGCCGGGAGTGCAGCGTCAATCTCCTCCTGGCCCGGTTCCATCAGCCCCCAACGCACCAACCAGCGGGCCACCGGCGGCACTGCATCACGCAGCATCGGCGTGGCATAACGGTAGAGCGCAGAGAAACGATTCAGCCAGGGCCGCCAGGTCTGCAAGGGCGCAGCGCTTGGCGACTCGCCGGTGATCACCGCGGTTGACGGCACGGTCACCGGCGTTACCGGTTTGGGCACGTCCGCGGGGTCGAAGGGGTAGTAGCGCAGCGTCAGTTGTTCGCCGTCCAAATGAAAGAACGGCTTGCGAACACCGCCAAAGTTCTCGACCTCCAGGGCTTCGGAGTTGTTCAGGAAATCGTTGCCGGGGAAGAAGCCCAGAATCACCAGGTCAGGCTCATACTTGGCCCCTTCGTTGCGATACCAGAGCAGCGCCTGATCGCTGCCCCACGCGCTGACGCCGGCGTTGATGACGCGAAAGACGATAGGTGAGTCAACCGAGTTCAGACGCTGCTCAAGCACTTTGCTGAAGGTCTGCTCCAACGGCACCCGCATGCCTTCCACGTAGGAGTCGCCCAACACCAGGATGCGAAACTCATCCGCCGCCTTGCCATAGTCGGTCTCCACATCGCGCAGGCCCTTGCTGTTGATGGTGATTTCGACGTTGTACTCATTGTACGGGTTGAACCACCGCCCCGTCGCGCCGGCCAGATGCTGCCAGCCATACTGCTCATCCGGCGCCTTCCAAAACCAGCCAGGGCTGGCGGCCGGCGGCGCCAGGTTGAGGACGCGCACGGTTATTTCCAGCAGCAGGACGGCTGCCAGGATGCCGGCCAGAACCAGGCCCAGCCCGCGCAACGCAGCTCGCAGCACGCGCATCACGATGATCGCTTCCCCATCTGGTCTTTGCGGACCAGATAATTGCCAAGCACCAGGGTGTCAATCTCACTCTTGCTGAAAGTGGCGAAGGCATTGGCCGGCGTGGTGACGATCGGTTCGCCGCGCAGGTTGAACGACGTGTTCAGCAGAACCGGGGTGCCGGTGGCTTGACCAAAAGCCTCCACCAGGTCGTAATAGCGGGGATTCCAGACGCGGCGCACCGTCTGGAGTCGCCCACTGCCGCCCACATGGGTGACGGCGGGGATCTCGTGCTGACGGTTCTCGAAGATCGGTTCGACCAGCAGCATGAAGCGCGCCGGATAATGCGCGGCCGGTGAGTCCATGTCGAAGTAACGCGCCGCGGCCTCTTCGGTCACCACAGGGGCGAAGGGGCGGAACGGTTCGCGGAATTTGATCTTCTCGTTGACGATTTCCTTCATCTCGGCGCGGCGCGGATCGGCCAGGATGCTGCGATTGCCCAACGCGCGCGGGCCCCACTCGAAACGCCCCTGAAACCAGCCGATGACGCGGCCGGCCAGCAGATCATCCACCAGGGTCGCGCGCAGCTTGTCATCGGGCAGCACCTGGAAGGGGACATCCTGGCTGCGCAGGAAGGTTTCGATCTCGGCCTCGCCATACTCCGCGCCCCAGTAGCAGTGCTCCAGGGTGAACTCGCGCGGCTTGTTCAAGAGGACGTGCCAGGCGTAGAGCGCGGCGCCCAACGCGCCCCCGGAATCGCCCGCGGCCGGCTGCACATAGATGGACTCGAACGGCGTCTCACGCAAGATGCGCCCGTTGGCCACGCTGTTGAGAGCCACGCCGCCGGCGTAGCACAGGTTCTTCAGGCCGGTCGTGCGGTAGAGACTGTGCGCCATCTTGAGCAGCGTCTCTTCTGTCACCTGCTGAATGCTGGCCGCCACATCGGCGTAGTATTGATTCTGCGCCTTCAGCTCACGGCTGTGGTCGCCACCAGGATGGGTCAGGTCGGTGACAAACAACGCATGGGGGTCGCGCGGCTCGCCGAACAGGTCCACGAAGCGCTGACCAAACGTGCTGACGGTCGAATGATGAAAGGTGAAGTAGCTCATATCCAGGTGGAAGGAGCCGTCAGGCGCCACCTGGATGAGCTTCTCGACGCGATCGTTGTATTTGGGCTGGCCGTAGGGCGCCATGCCCATCACTTTGTACTCCCCTTCGTTGACCTGGAAGCCGAGCCAGGCGGTGAACGCGGAGTAGAGCAGGCCCAGGGAGTGCGGAAAGCGAACCTCCTGGTCGAGCCAGATGTGATTTTCGCCGACGCCGTCCCACTGCGCCGTGGCGCGACCCAGGGTGGCCGTGGTCCATTCGCCGACGCCGTCCACGGTCAGGATCGCGGCTTCTTTGAACGGTGAGCAGAAGAAGGCGCTGGCCGCGTGCGAGAGATGATGATCCACAAAGAGGATCTTGTCGGTCGGCAGGTCGAGTTTGTTGACGAGGATGCCTTTGACCCACAGCTTTTCGTTGAACCAGGCAATCATGGCCTCACGAAAGACGACGTAGGAGCGGGGCACGGTCTGCAGGACGCTGAG of Candidatus Amarolinea dominans contains these proteins:
- a CDS encoding diacylglycerol kinase family protein codes for the protein MRSRQRFLDVFRVAFAGIRYMLRTQRNARIYLVIIVLVVALGAWLRLPAAHWALLVLTFSLVLAAEAGNSAIEILGDAITTEWHPLIGTAKDIAAGAVLIGAIGAIIIGFIILGPPLWQRLAP
- the ybeY gene encoding rRNA maturation RNase YbeY; the encoded protein is MDEQLITISIDEPFEPLVAEEMLRSVVQRTLLLEGWPSAELTVLVTDDETVCQLNRDYRGLDEPTDVLSFSAQEMQPDATTFVSAPEMVNYLGDVIIAYPVAAAQAPTFGRSVVEELALLAVHGALHLLGYDHGTPGEEEVMWAKQAAILNLA
- a CDS encoding carbamoyltransferase — encoded protein: MYILGVSCFYHDAAAALLHNGHLVAAAEEERFSRIKHDFGFPMQAIEFCLRTAGITAADLDYVVFYEKPLPKLERILLSVLQTVPRSYVVFREAMIAWFNEKLWVKGILVNKLDLPTDKILFVDHHLSHAASAFFCSPFKEAAILTVDGVGEWTTATLGRATAQWDGVGENHIWLDQEVRFPHSLGLLYSAFTAWLGFQVNEGEYKVMGMAPYGQPKYNDRVEKLIQVAPDGSFHLDMSYFTFHHSTVSTFGQRFVDLFGEPRDPHALFVTDLTHPGGDHSRELKAQNQYYADVAASIQQVTEETLLKMAHSLYRTTGLKNLCYAGGVALNSVANGRILRETPFESIYVQPAAGDSGGALGAALYAWHVLLNKPREFTLEHCYWGAEYGEAEIETFLRSQDVPFQVLPDDKLRATLVDDLLAGRVIGWFQGRFEWGPRALGNRSILADPRRAEMKEIVNEKIKFREPFRPFAPVVTEEAAARYFDMDSPAAHYPARFMLLVEPIFENRQHEIPAVTHVGGSGRLQTVRRVWNPRYYDLVEAFGQATGTPVLLNTSFNLRGEPIVTTPANAFATFSKSEIDTLVLGNYLVRKDQMGKRSS